The following proteins are co-located in the Flectobacillus major DSM 103 genome:
- a CDS encoding QcrA and Rieske domain-containing protein produces the protein MERKEFLSLVGISVGAVILQNCISGCSSKSDPTPSGNNGGSTSGGGTTTVTGLTGNATASKGTIDFTLDLTASDFATLKDNGKALIVGDVIVAKTKTGDYIAVAKACTHEGTTINFLSDQNKFKCPNHGSEFDTSGSVLLGPAATALKQYKASFDTTKSILSIKA, from the coding sequence ATGGAACGCAAAGAATTCTTATCGCTAGTTGGTATTAGTGTTGGAGCTGTTATTCTCCAAAATTGTATTTCGGGTTGTAGTAGCAAGTCGGACCCCACGCCATCTGGTAACAATGGAGGTTCTACTTCTGGTGGTGGTACTACCACTGTAACGGGGCTAACAGGTAATGCCACTGCCTCGAAAGGTACTATTGATTTTACGCTTGATTTAACAGCTTCAGACTTTGCTACGCTCAAAGACAACGGCAAAGCTCTTATTGTGGGCGATGTTATTGTTGCCAAAACCAAAACAGGCGATTATATCGCTGTAGCAAAAGCTTGTACACATGAAGGAACTACCATCAACTTTTTGTCTGACCAAAATAAATTCAAATGTCCTAATCATGGTTCAGAGTTTGATACCAGTGGTAGCGTATTGCTAGGCCCCGCCGCTACTGCCCTCAAGCAATATAAAGCAAGTTTTGATACCACAAAAAGTATATTGTCGATAAAGGCTTAG
- a CDS encoding AMP-binding protein codes for MAIDFCKKWQAGESIFTLHTSGSTGIPKPIQLTRYQMQQSALLTGQTFGLQQGDHILVCVNIAYIAGVMMLVRGLELGLAMTVVEPASNPFVGIEHLECQYDFVALVPLQIQKILQNDVIYRQKLNQMKAVIVGGASVNNTLQQQIQELLVPVYSTYGMTETVSHIAIRRLNGPEPNANFRVLEGVEVKIDERSCLCIKAPASNNQWIVTNDVVELLDASHFCIIGRYDNIINSGGVKIQLEKVEAVLEVALRNVLSTKLLPRFFAYGIPDDRLGQQLIVVIELPQLPEEERNRILGFLQEKLGKYEIPKQILIISAFSETPTGKIDKRTTIKSLNL; via the coding sequence ATGGCTATAGATTTTTGTAAAAAATGGCAAGCTGGTGAATCTATTTTTACTTTGCATACTTCTGGCTCAACGGGTATTCCCAAGCCTATCCAACTGACTCGCTACCAAATGCAACAAAGTGCCTTACTAACGGGGCAAACATTTGGGCTACAGCAAGGCGACCATATTTTGGTTTGTGTAAATATAGCCTATATTGCAGGTGTAATGATGCTGGTACGTGGCCTCGAATTGGGGCTCGCTATGACGGTAGTTGAGCCTGCCAGTAACCCTTTTGTAGGAATTGAGCATCTTGAATGCCAGTACGATTTTGTAGCGTTAGTACCTCTGCAAATCCAGAAAATACTACAGAATGATGTGATTTATAGACAGAAACTCAACCAAATGAAGGCGGTAATAGTAGGAGGGGCAAGTGTAAATAATACATTGCAACAGCAAATCCAAGAGCTTTTAGTTCCTGTTTATAGTACCTATGGCATGACCGAAACGGTTTCGCATATTGCCATTCGCCGACTCAACGGACCAGAGCCTAACGCTAATTTTAGGGTGTTGGAGGGTGTCGAAGTGAAAATAGATGAGCGAAGCTGCCTTTGTATCAAAGCACCAGCCTCTAATAATCAATGGATTGTTACCAATGATGTAGTAGAACTCTTGGATGCTTCGCACTTTTGTATAATTGGCCGATACGACAATATTATTAATAGTGGTGGAGTCAAAATCCAGTTAGAAAAGGTTGAAGCAGTTTTGGAGGTAGCTCTTCGAAATGTTTTGTCAACAAAATTGCTACCTCGGTTTTTTGCCTATGGTATTCCCGACGACCGCCTTGGGCAGCAATTAATAGTAGTAATAGAGTTGCCACAGTTGCCAGAAGAAGAGCGAAATCGTATCCTGGGTTTTTTACAGGAAAAACTGGGGAAATATGAAATTCCGAAGCAAATTTTGATAATTTCGGCCTTTTCTGAAACACCAACAGGAAAAATAGATAAAAGAACAACTATAAAAAGCTTAAATTTGTAG
- a CDS encoding sensor histidine kinase: MKLIDKRIYWIGQLSWWIFTTFVLRQPTSKYFEIGYNLPIYLTVSFLIGLLLTHLYKELYQWKFSTQKRVIPVALGGILIVGAAFYLQDYFFGFQRYRKPSMGLPLEPYDYFQFYIESIRYVIIWFLFFHLIVMDRVSHHKAIQLAKAETLLKIAELENLKNQLNPHFLFNAINSIKALTLTDPALARHALTELSDLLRTSLSMGSHQLVSFEDELKLVKDYLFLEKLRYEDRLRYQFMIERATMGCKVPPMSLQLLVENAIKHGVGKVKNGGDIMIQARMNEKKMIIRVTNVGKLNLENHRVGVGMKNLERRLSINFQDKAEFQLLQEGEKVVSQVIIQY; encoded by the coding sequence ATGAAATTAATCGATAAAAGAATTTATTGGATAGGCCAATTGAGTTGGTGGATTTTTACCACATTTGTGCTTAGACAACCCACGTCCAAGTACTTCGAGATTGGATACAATTTGCCTATTTATCTGACTGTTAGTTTTTTGATAGGATTATTGCTTACACATTTATACAAAGAGCTATATCAATGGAAGTTTAGTACCCAAAAACGGGTTATCCCTGTTGCATTAGGAGGTATTCTGATTGTTGGGGCAGCATTTTATTTGCAAGACTATTTTTTTGGCTTTCAGCGATACCGCAAGCCGAGTATGGGTTTACCTTTAGAACCCTATGACTACTTTCAGTTTTATATAGAATCTATTCGATATGTCATTATTTGGTTCTTGTTTTTTCATTTAATTGTAATGGATAGGGTTTCGCACCACAAGGCTATTCAGTTGGCCAAAGCTGAAACTTTATTGAAAATTGCAGAATTAGAAAACCTCAAAAACCAACTCAATCCTCACTTTTTGTTCAATGCTATCAATAGTATCAAAGCCCTAACCCTAACAGACCCTGCTTTGGCAAGGCACGCTTTGACTGAGCTTTCAGACCTTCTACGTACCTCTTTGTCGATGGGGAGTCACCAATTGGTAAGTTTTGAGGATGAGCTAAAATTAGTCAAGGATTATCTTTTTCTCGAAAAATTGCGTTATGAAGACCGTCTGCGTTATCAGTTTATGATAGAACGAGCTACAATGGGCTGTAAAGTTCCGCCTATGTCGTTACAACTTTTGGTTGAAAATGCTATAAAGCACGGTGTAGGTAAGGTGAAAAATGGAGGTGATATTATGATTCAGGCAAGAATGAATGAGAAAAAAATGATTATTCGTGTTACCAATGTCGGTAAGCTCAATTTAGAAAATCACAGAGTGGGTGTTGGTATGAAAAACTTAGAAAGACGATTATCGATCAATTTTCAAGACAAAGCCGAATTTCAGCTGCTACAAGAAGGCGAAAAAGTGGTATCGCAGGTAATTATACAATATTAA
- a CDS encoding metal-dependent hydrolase family protein has translation MKKNLLSFAALCLISSASFAQRTLIHCGTFIDVAKSNTQNQVTIVVEGRKITAVQAGYSTPKGTDKVIDLKTKTVMPGLTDMHVHLEGETSKDQLIKRYQYNDADVAFEAARNARVTLLAGFTSVRDLGGSGVNISLRNAINKGLTVGPRVYTSGKTIATTGGHGDPTNALSKNYTPDPHMLSAVVNSPDEARQAVRQRYKEGSDCIKITATGGVLSIAKNGKAPQFTDDEIKAIVETAKDYGFHVAAHAHGAEGIKRAARAGVTTIEHGTFMDDEGIEIMKKNGTYLVPTILAGKTVADSAKVMGYYHPLVVPKALETGPLIQSMFAKAYKAGVKIAFGTDSGVSLHGLNAYEFQYMVEAGMPAIEAIRAATVVPALILGVDKDFGSIEAGKVADIIATDGNPLQDIQLMRKVSFVMKDGVVYKQ, from the coding sequence ATGAAAAAAAACCTACTCTCTTTTGCAGCACTTTGTCTTATCAGTTCGGCAAGTTTTGCTCAAAGAACCCTTATTCACTGCGGCACTTTTATTGATGTTGCCAAAAGTAATACCCAAAACCAAGTCACAATTGTGGTAGAAGGTCGCAAAATAACGGCTGTTCAGGCAGGCTATAGCACACCCAAAGGTACAGATAAGGTAATAGACCTCAAAACCAAAACCGTAATGCCCGGCCTTACCGACATGCACGTACACCTTGAGGGCGAAACCAGCAAAGACCAGCTTATTAAACGCTACCAGTACAACGATGCCGATGTGGCTTTTGAAGCAGCTCGTAATGCACGAGTTACCCTTTTGGCTGGATTTACGTCGGTTCGTGATTTGGGAGGAAGTGGTGTCAATATTTCTTTAAGAAATGCTATCAATAAGGGGCTTACTGTGGGGCCAAGAGTATATACTTCAGGCAAAACAATTGCTACTACAGGTGGACACGGCGACCCAACCAACGCCCTAAGCAAAAACTATACACCCGACCCACACATGCTTTCGGCAGTAGTAAATAGCCCCGACGAAGCCCGCCAAGCTGTTCGTCAACGCTATAAAGAGGGTTCTGATTGTATTAAAATTACGGCAACTGGTGGTGTATTGAGTATTGCTAAAAATGGAAAAGCCCCTCAGTTTACCGACGACGAAATAAAAGCTATCGTAGAAACAGCCAAAGATTATGGGTTCCATGTAGCAGCCCACGCTCATGGGGCCGAAGGTATTAAAAGAGCCGCTCGTGCAGGTGTAACCACTATCGAGCATGGTACTTTTATGGACGATGAAGGCATAGAAATCATGAAGAAAAATGGCACTTATTTAGTTCCTACCATTTTAGCTGGCAAAACAGTAGCAGATTCGGCCAAAGTAATGGGGTATTATCACCCTTTGGTTGTACCAAAAGCTTTAGAAACAGGTCCACTTATTCAAAGTATGTTTGCCAAAGCTTATAAAGCAGGTGTAAAAATTGCCTTTGGTACTGACTCGGGGGTTTCTTTGCATGGCTTAAATGCCTACGAATTTCAGTATATGGTGGAGGCTGGTATGCCTGCTATTGAGGCAATCAGAGCGGCTACAGTAGTACCTGCCCTGATTTTGGGTGTTGACAAAGATTTTGGCTCAATTGAAGCGGGTAAAGTAGCCGACATTATTGCTACCGACGGCAACCCCCTGCAAGATATTCAGTTGATGAGAAAAGTTAGCTTTGTGATGAAGGATGGGGTTGTTTACAAACAATAA
- a CDS encoding trans-sulfuration enzyme family protein: MKKQTKAIRIQAERSQNREHSVPLYLTSSFTFDDVEQGRAIFAEEMEGNIYSRYMNPNVDEFVEKMCMLENTEDGLAFASGMAANFAAMAALLQQGDHVVASKALFGSAIQILSKITPKWGITCTYVDGHDLEEWEKAIQPNTKFLFCESPSNPGLDLIDLEAIAQLKAKYNLILAVDNCFATPVIQTPADWGADLVIHSATKYIDGQGRVLGGVVCGRADLIKEIRFFARHTGPSMSPFNAWIMSKSLELIHLRMEKHSDNAMKLATALEGNEALNFVKYPFLTSHPQYELAKKQMKMGGAIMTMDVKGGFAVVNEMSKHLKIASISPNLGDTRTIITHPASTTHSKLSKEQRAEVGITDGLVRIAVGLEAVEDLIADFEQALAKALATTLESAEA, encoded by the coding sequence ATGAAGAAACAGACCAAAGCCATAAGAATTCAGGCAGAGCGTTCACAAAATCGTGAACATTCAGTGCCTTTGTACCTAACATCGAGTTTTACCTTTGATGATGTAGAGCAAGGAAGAGCCATTTTTGCCGAAGAAATGGAAGGCAATATCTATTCTCGTTATATGAATCCGAATGTGGATGAATTTGTAGAGAAAATGTGTATGCTCGAAAATACCGAAGATGGACTAGCATTTGCCTCGGGAATGGCAGCCAACTTTGCGGCTATGGCGGCTTTGTTACAACAAGGTGACCACGTGGTAGCTTCTAAAGCCTTGTTTGGTTCGGCTATTCAGATTTTGAGCAAGATTACACCAAAATGGGGCATTACATGTACTTATGTAGATGGGCACGATTTGGAGGAATGGGAAAAGGCTATTCAGCCCAATACTAAGTTTTTGTTTTGCGAAAGCCCTTCAAATCCAGGCTTAGATTTGATTGATTTAGAGGCTATTGCTCAGTTGAAGGCAAAATATAATTTGATTTTGGCGGTAGACAACTGTTTTGCTACTCCAGTTATTCAAACACCTGCCGATTGGGGTGCTGATTTGGTGATTCATTCGGCTACAAAATATATCGACGGACAAGGTCGTGTATTGGGTGGGGTAGTATGTGGTCGTGCCGATTTGATTAAAGAAATTAGATTCTTTGCTCGTCATACAGGCCCATCAATGTCGCCTTTCAATGCGTGGATTATGTCGAAAAGCTTAGAGTTGATTCATTTGCGTATGGAAAAACATTCTGATAATGCGATGAAATTAGCTACAGCTTTGGAAGGAAACGAAGCTCTTAATTTTGTAAAATATCCATTTTTAACTTCGCACCCTCAATATGAATTGGCTAAAAAGCAAATGAAAATGGGTGGAGCTATTATGACAATGGATGTAAAAGGTGGCTTTGCGGTAGTAAACGAAATGTCGAAGCATTTGAAAATTGCCTCTATTTCTCCTAACCTTGGCGATACTCGTACCATTATTACACACCCAGCTTCAACAACTCACTCAAAACTCAGCAAAGAACAACGTGCCGAAGTAGGAATTACCGACGGCTTGGTGCGTATTGCGGTAGGTTTGGAGGCTGTAGAAGACCTCATCGCCGATTTTGAGCAAGCTTTGGCCAAAGCCTTGGCTACTACTTTGGAAAGTGCAGAGGCTTAA
- a CDS encoding complex I subunit 1/NuoH family protein — protein sequence MLIALLICLGLVLTNVVIGVYAERKVSAFMQDRLGPMVVGKYGSLQLFADLVKLLLKEDIIPKLTDKWLFLMAPCIIFVAIFAGFAVIPLGPGQYLQGSQAEIGVFYLLAIVSIDIIGILMAGWSSNNKYSLLGAMRSVAQIVSYEIPLGLSVLCVVMISQTLNLQEISLQQGIYSEQTNYLFGLKFLHIDVSQVGGFLTWNIFRVPFFLGVFIIFFIASLAECNRAPFDLPEAESELVGGFHTEYSGMRWALVFLSEYAMMLLVSILGVILFLGGWNSPFPNIGPVQLATWTSGELDSWSGAIWGAFWLLTKSYVLIFVQMWIRWTYPRLRVDQLMYLTWKVLTPFAIGAIFLSAIWRLLMI from the coding sequence ATGTTGATTGCACTGTTGATTTGCCTCGGATTAGTATTGACCAACGTTGTGATTGGTGTATATGCCGAGCGAAAGGTATCGGCTTTTATGCAAGACCGCCTTGGCCCTATGGTAGTAGGGAAATACGGTTCGTTACAGTTGTTTGCAGACTTGGTGAAGTTGCTGCTAAAAGAGGATATTATACCAAAGCTAACCGATAAATGGTTGTTTTTGATGGCTCCATGTATCATTTTTGTAGCTATTTTTGCAGGGTTTGCGGTTATTCCACTGGGGCCAGGTCAGTATTTGCAAGGGTCGCAGGCCGAAATAGGAGTCTTTTATTTGTTGGCCATTGTGTCGATTGATATTATTGGTATTTTGATGGCTGGCTGGTCGTCAAACAATAAGTATTCATTGTTAGGGGCTATGCGTTCGGTGGCTCAAATTGTATCGTACGAAATACCCTTGGGGCTATCGGTATTGTGTGTAGTAATGATTTCGCAGACCCTTAATTTACAGGAAATTAGCTTACAACAAGGTATTTATTCAGAACAAACTAACTACCTTTTTGGGCTCAAATTTTTGCATATAGATGTAAGTCAAGTAGGAGGTTTTTTGACTTGGAATATTTTTAGAGTACCTTTTTTTCTAGGGGTATTTATTATATTCTTTATTGCATCCTTGGCCGAATGTAACCGTGCTCCCTTCGATTTGCCAGAAGCCGAATCCGAATTGGTGGGTGGTTTTCATACCGAATATTCGGGAATGCGATGGGCATTGGTATTTTTGTCGGAATATGCTATGATGTTGTTGGTGAGTATATTGGGTGTTATTTTGTTTTTAGGAGGTTGGAATTCCCCCTTTCCTAATATTGGCCCTGTACAGCTAGCTACTTGGACTTCTGGCGAACTAGATTCTTGGTCTGGGGCTATTTGGGGAGCTTTTTGGCTATTGACAAAATCGTATGTTTTGATATTTGTTCAGATGTGGATTCGCTGGACTTACCCTCGTTTGCGTGTAGACCAGTTGATGTATCTTACTTGGAAAGTACTAACGCCTTTTGCTATAGGGGCAATATTCCTATCGGCTATTTGGCGTTTGCTGATGATATAG
- the rhaT gene encoding L-rhamnose/proton symporter RhaT, protein MQVIFGVLYHFIGGVASGSFYIPYKKVQGWSWESYWIVGGIFSWLIAPFTAAYLTIPDFMNIILNTDTTILFWTYLLGILWGIGGLTFGLTMRYLGMSLGMSIVLGFCSAFGALVPPIYRDLATNNTTGTFSSMLQNIGGNVVLLGVGVCLLGIMICGKAGTFKEGDLSEEQKKESIKEFDLWKGLVVATVSGILSACFNFGIEAGKPMAEAALANGCNPLFQNNVIFVVVLWGGFTTNFIWCMLLNTRNKTFGDYNNKKAPLKRNYIFSAIAGVTWFLQFFFYGMGESKLGNGASSWILHMACIIIVSNLWGIYFNEWKGVSTKTYKTIIGGIITVIISVFIVGYGNFLSGSGGH, encoded by the coding sequence ATGCAAGTTATTTTCGGAGTTCTTTATCACTTTATTGGAGGCGTTGCATCGGGTAGCTTCTATATTCCCTACAAAAAAGTACAAGGTTGGTCATGGGAAAGTTACTGGATTGTTGGCGGTATTTTTTCTTGGCTGATTGCTCCATTTACAGCCGCCTATTTGACAATTCCCGATTTTATGAATATCATTTTGAATACCGATACAACCATTCTTTTTTGGACGTATCTACTGGGAATTCTTTGGGGGATTGGTGGTTTAACCTTCGGATTAACGATGCGTTACCTCGGAATGTCATTGGGAATGTCGATAGTCTTAGGATTTTGTTCAGCTTTTGGGGCTTTAGTCCCTCCTATTTATCGTGATTTGGCCACCAACAATACAACGGGTACTTTTAGTAGTATGTTACAAAATATAGGTGGCAATGTTGTATTATTGGGCGTTGGGGTGTGTTTATTAGGTATTATGATATGCGGAAAAGCAGGTACATTCAAAGAAGGTGATTTGTCGGAAGAGCAGAAAAAAGAAAGTATCAAAGAATTTGATTTATGGAAAGGCTTGGTTGTAGCTACTGTATCAGGAATTCTGAGTGCTTGCTTCAACTTTGGGATCGAAGCAGGAAAGCCGATGGCCGAAGCCGCCTTGGCCAATGGCTGCAATCCTCTATTTCAAAACAATGTTATATTTGTAGTAGTACTTTGGGGAGGGTTTACCACCAATTTTATTTGGTGCATGCTCCTCAATACCCGTAACAAAACATTTGGCGATTATAACAATAAAAAAGCACCATTAAAGCGTAACTATATTTTCTCGGCTATTGCTGGAGTTACTTGGTTTTTGCAGTTCTTTTTCTATGGAATGGGCGAAAGCAAGCTCGGTAATGGTGCTAGTTCTTGGATTTTACACATGGCTTGTATTATTATTGTTTCTAACCTTTGGGGTATTTATTTCAACGAATGGAAGGGTGTTTCAACCAAAACTTACAAAACCATTATTGGAGGTATTATTACCGTAATTATTTCGGTATTTATTGTAGGTTATGGCAATTTCTTATCTGGTAGTGGTGGACACTAA
- a CDS encoding glycoside hydrolase family 28 protein: MQLMLVSIISFLSFFSNVSSDTQNWTKKVGAKNFPKSKKVIWVNKFGVANDGSEVCTKAIQQAIDICAQQGGGIVRFEKGVYLSGSLFIKSGVNLEIAAGVELRGSTDLNDYPEIDTRVAGIEMKWPAALINILGQKNAAITGKGLVNAQGKIFWDKYWSMRKDYEKKNLRWIVDYDCKRPRTVLIANASDISIKDITLQEAGFWTVHILYSTHITADGIIIRNNVNGHGPSTDGIDIDSSSWVLVQHCDIDCNDDNFCLKSGRDADGLRVNRVTEYVLIQQCISRAGGGLITLGSETSGGIRHILARNLSAEGTGVGIRLKSATTRGGVIEDIHFEQIKMTKVGTAIEVTMNWNPSYSYSTLPEGYQWETLPAHWKTMLTKVEPASLGIPIFKNIYLSNIEVVGAKKGISASGLKESILQNFDLQHIHIAAQYAGNIEYASNWKGKDIAIFTQNQSSIAVSNSQHIDFDN, translated from the coding sequence ATGCAATTGATGCTAGTTTCTATTATTAGTTTTCTATCTTTTTTTAGTAACGTATCCTCTGATACACAAAATTGGACAAAAAAGGTTGGGGCCAAAAACTTTCCCAAAAGTAAAAAGGTAATTTGGGTAAATAAGTTCGGTGTAGCCAACGATGGCTCGGAGGTTTGTACTAAAGCTATCCAGCAAGCTATTGATATTTGTGCCCAGCAAGGCGGAGGTATCGTTCGTTTTGAAAAAGGGGTTTATCTTTCGGGTTCGTTGTTTATCAAATCGGGCGTAAACCTCGAAATAGCAGCAGGTGTTGAACTACGAGGAAGTACCGATTTAAACGATTATCCAGAAATAGATACCCGTGTTGCTGGTATAGAAATGAAATGGCCAGCCGCTTTAATCAATATTTTGGGACAAAAAAATGCTGCCATTACAGGCAAAGGCTTGGTAAATGCCCAAGGCAAAATCTTTTGGGACAAATACTGGTCTATGCGAAAAGATTACGAAAAAAAGAACCTTCGTTGGATTGTTGATTATGATTGTAAACGCCCCAGAACCGTTCTGATTGCCAATGCCTCAGATATTAGTATCAAAGATATTACCCTCCAAGAAGCAGGCTTTTGGACTGTCCATATTTTGTACTCTACCCATATTACTGCCGATGGTATCATCATCAGAAACAACGTAAATGGTCATGGGCCAAGCACCGACGGTATCGACATAGATTCGTCAAGCTGGGTATTGGTTCAGCACTGTGACATTGATTGTAACGACGATAACTTTTGCTTAAAATCAGGACGAGATGCCGATGGCCTACGGGTTAATCGTGTTACCGAATATGTATTAATTCAACAATGTATATCAAGGGCAGGCGGCGGCCTCATTACGCTTGGTAGCGAAACCTCCGGCGGTATTAGACATATTCTAGCCAGAAACCTATCGGCAGAAGGTACTGGGGTGGGTATTCGCCTCAAATCGGCAACCACACGCGGAGGCGTAATAGAAGATATTCACTTCGAGCAAATCAAAATGACCAAAGTTGGCACTGCCATTGAGGTTACCATGAACTGGAATCCATCTTATAGCTATTCTACCTTACCCGAAGGCTATCAGTGGGAAACACTACCCGCTCACTGGAAAACCATGCTTACCAAAGTAGAGCCTGCTAGCTTGGGGATTCCTATATTCAAGAATATTTATTTAAGTAATATAGAAGTTGTAGGAGCAAAAAAGGGGATTTCGGCCAGTGGCTTAAAAGAATCTATCCTACAAAACTTTGATTTACAGCATATTCATATTGCTGCCCAATATGCAGGCAATATCGAATACGCCTCAAACTGGAAAGGAAAAGATATTGCTATTTTCACCCAAAATCAATCAAGTATAGCAGTTAGCAATAGCCAACATATTGACTTTGACAATTGA